The following proteins come from a genomic window of Limosilactobacillus reuteri:
- the murI gene encoding glutamate racemase — protein sequence MDKRPIGVMDSGLGGLSVIRVLREQMPQESVIFVGDQGHFPYGTKTKEQIQQLALRIGKFLLEQDVKMMIIACNTATAAALQLLQNELPIPIIGVIEPGAMAATQHHYKRIGVIGTESTIKNGAYAKTLAKLNPTLSVISSPAQPLVSIVEHGQTGTSEAQKAVDTELEVFDNKSIEALILGCTHFPFLQKEIHNKLGSNVQLIDPAFETIRQAKELLTSENQLSDNLTSSINLYSTGDVKDLVAGAQKWLPNGYSKCAHIELNEED from the coding sequence ATGGATAAACGACCAATCGGGGTTATGGATTCAGGGTTAGGCGGCCTATCTGTAATTCGTGTACTTCGTGAACAAATGCCCCAAGAATCTGTAATTTTTGTGGGGGACCAAGGGCATTTTCCATATGGAACTAAAACAAAAGAACAGATTCAGCAATTAGCATTACGAATTGGAAAATTCTTGTTAGAACAAGATGTAAAAATGATGATAATTGCATGTAATACCGCGACTGCAGCAGCTCTTCAACTTCTTCAAAACGAATTACCAATTCCAATAATTGGAGTAATTGAACCAGGAGCCATGGCTGCTACCCAACATCATTATAAAAGAATTGGGGTAATTGGTACCGAATCTACTATTAAAAATGGCGCCTATGCTAAAACATTGGCTAAACTTAATCCTACTCTAAGTGTTATCAGTTCTCCCGCACAGCCACTTGTCTCAATTGTTGAACACGGGCAAACAGGAACAAGTGAGGCACAAAAAGCTGTTGATACTGAATTAGAAGTATTTGATAATAAATCGATTGAAGCTTTGATCCTGGGATGTACCCATTTTCCATTTTTGCAAAAAGAAATTCATAATAAGTTAGGATCTAACGTTCAGTTAATCGATCCTGCATTTGAGACAATCAGACAGGCAAAGGAATTGTTAACTAGTGAAAATCAATTGAGTGATAATTTAACGTCAAGTATCAACCTTTATTCAACGGGAGATGTTAAAGACTTAGTTGCTGGTGCGCAAAAATGGTTACCAAATGGCTACAGCAAGTGTGCACATATTGAATTAAACGAGGAGGATTAA